The Polyangium mundeleinium genome contains the following window.
CTGGAGCGGCAAGAAGCTCTTCGCCGAGGCCACGCTGGCCGAGACGGCGCGCGCCCTGGGGGCACCGCCGGAGCAGATGGGCGTGGGGTACCGTTATCTGGACGAGAAGACCCGGGCGAAGGCGACGGCACTGCGCTTCCGGCTGCGCGAGCGGCCGGGGTACGAGGCCGCCGCCGCGGGGTCGACGGTGCTCGTGGCACAGACGGTCGAGGCGCGCGTGCCGGCGAGGTTTTCGGTGGGCGACGAATTGCGCGTATCGCTGACCACGCACAACCACGGCGGGCCGTCGCAGGGATTGCAGGTGGCGGCCTGGGGCGACGCAATCGCGAAGGGTCTCGTGAAGGTCGAGCACTTCGAGGTGCTCGTCGGCGATGTGCGCGCGGGCGCGCGGCACGAGACGGTGGCGCCCTCGGTGCACGAGCACCAGGGCAGCACAATGGCGGTGGCCGAGCTGAAGGAGGCCGCCTTGCCTGCGGGCGTGCCTGGCGGCTTTCATGCAATGGCACCCGGCGGGGACTGGCAGCGCGCCTTCACGGCCATGCAACGGGCGCAGGTGCACGTGAACGTCGTGGGCCGGGTGGTCTCCGCGGGCGCGGCGACGCTCCACGTGGGATTGGTGCCGCTCGCGCATCACGAGGGGCAGACGTCGATCACCTACGAGCTTGCCCTGGACGCGCCTCTCTGGCGTCCGCTGCGCGCGGCGCCGGAGATGCCTTCGCAGGTGCTCCTGCCGCTCTCGATGAGGCAGCTCTTGGTGGCGTTCGTGGTCTTCCCCGGCCGCAGCGAGGCCATCGCCCAGCACGCGGCGCGGGCGTTCGAGAAGCTCGCGACGCTGGTGGCGCCCGCGTCGGCCTTCGATACCGCCATGTTCCTCGCCAAGGAGGGCCGCCGTCCCGACACGAAATCGGTGCCGGGCAAAGGGTTTTTCGAGGGCGCGCGCTGGCGGAAGCTCGTCGAGGGAATGCACACGGAGCAGGTCGTCACTGTCCAAGCAAAAGAGGACATGCACGCGCTCATGGCCCAGGCGATGGCCACGGGCGTGATGCCGATGCCAGGGCTCGGGGTCTCGTTCGGCGGCTCGATCCTGCCGCAAAAGAAGCCGGAGACCGCGGTGCTCAGCCTGTGGGTGAACGTCACGGAGCTCGCCGAGGCGCAAGGTTCCGCGGCACGGGCGCACCTCGTCGAGGTGGTGGAGGGCGCCATGGAGCGGCTGGGCGCGCTGCAAGGGTTTCTGGCGCGCTGGGGGACCGCGCCGTCGAACAGCTTGGACACGACGCAGTACGAGACGGCGTGCGGTCTTCACGGCGACACGCTGCACCCGAGCTGGGCCTCGCGCTGGCTGCGCGCGGTGGGGAACGAAGCGACGTGGATCGGGGCGCCGCTGCTCGCGCATCTGGAGGCGGATTCCCGGGAGAGGCTCGCGCAGGTGGCGGAAGAGCGCGCGGGGACAGGATGGCTGCGCGTGGAGGCGCGGCCGGGGGAATCGCTGACGGAGATCGAGCGGGCGCTCGCGGCGTTGTTGCCGGCGCGTTGAGGAAGGAGGCGCTACCTGCCGGTGAACAGCGGGGCGCTCCCAGAACCGGCACCTTCGGCTGCGCCACGATCGTCACGCTCCCATGACGGAACGCGCGCGCCGCGCATACGCGCGTGTCACACGCGCATGACACCCGTCCTACGCGCGTGACAGCGCAGGCGCGCCGGGGCGATACGCCGACCCGCGAACCAGGCCCCTTCCGCGGCAGGGACGCCGTGGCATACGGGATGCTATGGGTGACCGGCACCGCCCTGGAGGACACGATGGCTTCGAAAACGCACTTCTTCTCGCTCCTGCTGCCCGCCCTTCTCGCCGCCTGCGGAGATCCCGGCGCGGTCGATGACGACGATCAGGACGTCGTGACGAGCGAGGACGAGACCACACTCGAGACGCCCCTCGAGACCTCGCCCCTCGATTACACGCTCTGCCTGAACCAATGCGACGCCAATCACATGATCATCGGGTGCGACGATCGCACCCAGCGCACGGCGTCGACGGAGGGCGTCAAGCCCTGGTCCTACGTGGGCTGGTTCGGCAATGGTTGCACCGGGACGCTCATCGGCAGCAACGTGGTGCTCTCGGCGGCGCATTGCTTCTTCACCGCAGGGACCAACAACTTCAGGCAAGGCCCCATCTCGTTCTCGCTCGGGCAGACCAGCGTCCCGCCGTCGGGAGGGGGGGGCATCGGGTTGCCAGGGGAAACGTGCAGGAGACCTTATGGAACGCAGTACATCAGCAGCGTGACGGTCCCGGGCGAGTACGACAATACGTCCATCACCGTCGACAACAAGGCCTGGGATTACGCGGTGGTGATCCTGAACGCCGCGCCTGTGGACGCGGAGCCGATGCCCTACGGGTACACCGATTGGAGCTATCTCCAGACCGAGGAGTCGCAGTCCATCGGCTATCCAGGCGTCGACAAGGTCTCCGGGACCCTCTGGGACACCGGCCGCAAGAGCTTCCTCGGGCGCTGGCTGAACCCGACCGACGCGAACCTGAGCGGCGTGCTCTACGTCGACAACGACGGCGAGGGAGGGCAGAGCGGATCCCCCGTGTTC
Protein-coding sequences here:
- a CDS encoding trypsin-like serine peptidase, which codes for MASKTHFFSLLLPALLAACGDPGAVDDDDQDVVTSEDETTLETPLETSPLDYTLCLNQCDANHMIIGCDDRTQRTASTEGVKPWSYVGWFGNGCTGTLIGSNVVLSAAHCFFTAGTNNFRQGPISFSLGQTSVPPSGGGGIGLPGETCRRPYGTQYISSVTVPGEYDNTSITVDNKAWDYAVVILNAAPVDAEPMPYGYTDWSYLQTEESQSIGYPGVDKVSGTLWDTGRKSFLGRWLNPTDANLSGVLYVDNDGEGGQSGSPVFYDYLQISAGGAVTLEHKLTGVLIGSPVAECQAGRSWAARILPKTVDRIDTWKVDPDSLTYSRKFKAFTGTQILPADQDGC